DNA sequence from the Tissierella sp. MB52-C2 genome:
GAATTTTGGCATACATTCATAAATTTTATCGAATCAAATAATTGGTCATTTGGTGGGGGCATAAATGAAATAATAGATGGTTATTACATCAATGAAGATGGAACAAAAGGTAAACATGTATTTGATGACAGATAATATTTAGTTAGTGAACATCATTTATATTAAACGTCATAATTATTAAAATTAAATATTTAGTAAAGATACCGTATTATTCAGAAATGAATTTTACGGTATTTTTTATGTCACATAACAAGAAAGATGCGACATAACTATTAAAAATGAAGAGGCAAACATTGTACATTGAAAACTGAATAATACGGTATTAAAAAGTAATGTTGTCATAAGTATATTGGTGATATATGGTATAATTGACATATAAGTAGAAAAAGATGACTTAAGAAAGCCAAAAAATACTTAATGAACAGTAGTTTGAATTTGAAAGGAGAATATATGGTAGAACAAATTAATGATAACAATAAAAACACACTATTGATTTTAAATCTTGATAAACTGCATACAACTGACTTGGGGGTAGAACGAATTAAAAGAAATCTATGTTTAGAGGTAGAAGATGTTGTCAATTGGTGTAGGCAAAGAATTCAAGAATCTAATAGTAGTATAGCTAGGAGAGGTAAAAACTGGTATATTAAAACAGCTGATTCTGAGATAACAGTGAATGCTTCAAGCTATACGATAATTACTGCTCATAAGTTAAAAAATAAATAAATTTCACTTTGTAGATTTGAAATAAGTTGATGAACATAGTTCTTATTAAACGTCATAATTATTAAAATTAAATATTTAGTAAAAATACCGTATTATTCAGAAATGAATTTTACGGTATTTTTTATGTCGCATAACAAGTAAGATGTGACGTAGCTATTGAAAATGAAGGTGCAAGTATTGTACATTGAAAACTGAATAATACGGTATTAAAAAATAAAAATATTTACCATAATATACCAAGTAGATTCATTATATATGTTATAATATCCATATAAGTAATTCGTAATAGTAGGTAATGGTGACTTAATATATGGGTTTTGACTATAGAGACAGGAGGGATATAAATAGGAGATTATATAGGAGATTTAAGAAAAATGATAGGTACGAGACCGGTAATTATGTGTGGGGCAAATGTAATTCTTTTAAATGAACAACACCAGATTTTATTACATCATAGGGTTGACAGAGACTGGTGGGGATTACCAGGTGGAGCAATGGAACTCGGCGAAAGTTTGGAGCAAACAGCATGTAGAGAGGTTCTTGAAGAAGTTGGTTTACATTGTAGGAATCTGAAACTTTTTAACATTTATTCAGGAGAAGAATTATATTACAAGTATCCTGATGGGAATGAAGTTTATAACGTTACTGCGACGTATTTATGCAAAGAGTATTCTGGACAGATAGTCGTTGATTTAAGCGAAGGACGAGATGCAAAGTTCTTTTCATTGGAGGATATACCAGCAAACTTAAGTTCAACAATTAAAGGAATTATAGAGGAGTTTCTTAGTAGATATAACGAATTGAAATCACAAGGAATAATTTAACCTTATATCAGAAATCTTATGAACTTAATTTAGGATATATGTTTAGACGGAGAGGTTGGATTGTCAACACTAAACTAGACAGATTTTTTAAGGTTCTGTAATTTATACTCTCTAGGGCTTAAATAATCTAATGTCCCATAAATTCTAGTATTATTAAACCAATTAACATAATCTGCTAGCATGAACTCTAATTGCTCCAAGTTTTCAAAATGATAGTTATTAGTAAATTCAGTTTTGAATATCTTAAAAGTAGCTTCAGCTACAGCATTATCGTAGGGACACCCCTTCATGCTTAAAGAACGTTTGATTTTAAAGGTATCTAGGACTTCATCTATTATTTTGTTTTTAAATTCGTTTCCACGATCTGTATGAAATAGAGTAATATCATATAATCTAGTTTTAATTCTAGTAAATGCGTTATAAACAAGATTTGCATCTTTGCTAGGACCTGCATTATAGCCTATTATTTCTCTATTAAATAGGTCGACTAATAAACATACATAATTCCATTTTTTATTGACTCTAACATATGTTAAATCACTAACTACAGCTGCATAAGGCTGACTTGTATTAAATTCTCTGTTTAATTCATTATCTATCTTTGATTCATTGCATTTATTCACATAAGGCTTATACTGGAAAACCGTATAGTTTGATACTAAGCCATTTTCTCTCATTATTCTACCGATTTTTCTTCTAGATACTATATAGCCTGCTTTTTTTAGCTCTACTTTTATTTTTCTAGTACCATAATTGTTTCTACTTGCTTTAAATATATCTATGACCTTGGGTGTGACTTCATCTGTAGATTCTTTAGCTTTTGATTCATAGTAATAAGTACTTCTACTAACTTGTAGGACTTTGCACATTGCTGATATACTATATTTGTAAGCATTATTCTTGATTACATTTATTTTCGTCCTAATATCAGCGCTGCTTGCTTTAAAATATCATTCTCCATCTTTAGCTGCTGATTTTCTTTTCTCAGCCTTATTAGTTCATTTTCCTCGGGAGACCGATTTTCTTTCTCCTTAAATGAACCAGTAGTTTGACTTCTTTTGATCCAAGTATTAAAAGCAGTTGGTGTTAAATCGTATTCCTTCATTATTTCAGCTTTAGGCTTACCACTTTCATATAACTTTACCATTTGTTCTTTGAATTCTTCAGTATAGGTTCTTCTATCTCTTTTAGCCATATAAACGATTCTCCTTTAATATATTGTTTTTAGTTTACATGACCTTAATTTTATTGTCTAGTTAATTGTAATCTATCCAGGAGCTGTTTCATAACTAATTTAATAATTATGAAACAGCCCCAATCTAATCTGTGAATTTAATTGTTAATGGTAAAATGCAGATAACATTTTATATAATGGTATAAGCTATGTAACTTTTAGGGCTATTTCAGAAATGTTAGGAAAAGATGTGGGATGGGAACAAGATACTTATATAGTTAGCATTAATGAAAAAATGGAAGAGCCTAATAAAGAAAAATCTATTAATGGCAGTTCATAGCGTTGATACAAAAGGAAATTATATAGAAATCCATGGTGTTGGAGAATATTAAAATTATTGGAGTGGATGTCATATGTATTATTTTTCTTTATTTACACTTTTAACATTATCATGTTCAGATGTTATATTGTTTTTTCCTGACTATTATAATTCATTTTTTCCCTTATTTTTAGATATACAGACTATTATGATATTTCTTCCCTCATATTCAATTTTATTTTATGGTTTGTTTGTTCACTTAATTAAAAATAAGTTAAGAAAAAATGCTTTTTTTAGAAATAGCTTAGTTAGTAAACTTATTATATATTTATATATTTCTGTTGTGTCTACTACTTTATTATATATTTAAGAATTTTATTCTCTGAAAATAAAATTCTTGTTATTGTTTTTCAGCATTGTATTAGGTCTTTTAGTTAATACTGTATTAGATATTCTATTTAATAAAAATAATTGTTGCACATAGTTTTTAAACTACGTTTTATCAGTTGAGTTCTGTTATTTAGATTAAAATAGGAATTATTTTATTTTTTGCAGAAACCTTTCATGTCACACTAATGATATTAATATGTCAAACGGTTTAAACCTAATGGGAACTGTAGTCAATCCGTAAGAAAAATTATTAAAGATTTACAATATCACGCAATTACATTGTAGAACCTAATATAAAGGGATTATTTGATAATGTAGATCTAGCAAAATTTCTAAAACAAAATATTATGGGAAAGTTGGGCATATCTAGATAATGAAAATAAACTTGTAAAAAATATATATGAAACAATAGAAAATTCTCTTTTCTGGATTTAATCTTATTTTGATTCCTGCCAGAAAAGAGAATTTTATTTTCTAAGAGCATAGATTACTTTACACTGCCAATTTTCTACCCAGTGCTATTATTAATCGATAGGTTTAGAGGTCTAATTATATAATGTTAATTTGAGATAGAAATACCTATTTTGCCAAAGCGGATTCCACTTCTTAAGTCCTCTAATGCCTCATAAATATTATCTAAATTATATATTTTATCCACTATTGGTTTGATATTATATCTTTCAATAAAGTCTAGCATTTGATTAAATTCCTGTGTACTAGCCATAGATGTTCCTACTAAACTAATCTGAGGGAAAAAGATATTACGTAAAGGTAAATCGATACAACCTCCAGAGGTCGCTCCAAAACTAATAATTTTACCATTGGGTTTGATTATATCAAAATATTTAGCGAATGTAGCAGGACCTATACTATCCAAGATAATATCAACTGTATTTAATTTTATTTCTTTAGACCAATAATCATTGCTATTAAGCACTTTATCTGCTCCTAATGAAAGTGCTTTTTCTAAAGTTTTTTTATTGCGAGATGTGGCTATTACTTTTGCACCTATTGCTTTGGCAAATCTTAAAGCAAAAGTTCCAACACCACCTCCAATACCAGGAATTAAAACAGTTTGACCTGACTGTAAGTTTCCTCTTGTAAAAAGAGCTCTATATGCTGTCATAGCAGATAATGATAAAGTTCCAGCCTCATTCCAATTTAAGAAATCAGGTTTTTTAACTATATTTTTATATGAGATAACAATATACTCAGCAAGTGTCCCATTAGTTGGACCACCTACTATATTTAAAACCATAGGTATTTCATTTGGTTTTTCCCAGTTTAAAGTAGGGTTTATAATAACCTTTTGGTTTATTAATTTTTCATCTAGATTCTTTCCAACTTCAGTAATAATACCTGCACCATCAGACCCTAAAACAAAGCTTTTATATTCTTTATGGCTCCCTCCAATTAGAAATAAGTCACGTCTATTTAGTCCAGCTACCTTTAATTTAATCTTTACCTCATTTTGTTTTGGATGTATATCAGGTATATCTTGGTAGTTGGGAGTATTTTTACCATTACTTGCATCATAAACTACTGCCTTCATAATTTATACCTCCTTAATTAGATTATTTTTCTTCTTGTTTAATTATACTGGATATACTAACATTAGTATAATGAATAATTATGATGAAAGGTATGAGGGATAACTCATGACAATAACAAAAATTGAAGTTTTCTTAAAGGTAGTTGAATTAGGAAGCTTTACAAAAGCTGCTAAGGTCTTAAATATGACACAGTCTGCTGTTAGTCATGCTATTAATGGATTGGAAAAAGATTTAAAATCAATACTTTTAATTAGAGACAAAAAGGAAGGAATTATATTAACAGAAGTAGGTCAAAAATTGTTAGGACCAATGAGGAATTTAATAGGCCAAGTAGAAAATATTAAATTTATAGTTAATTCTACAAATAATTTAGAAACTGGAAGTATCAGAATAGGATCTTATGCAAGTGCATCTTCCTGTTTGCTGCCCAAAATTCTAGTTGAATTTGAAAAAAAATTTCCTAAAATAGACCTTGTTTTTTTTGAAGGAAATTATGATGAAATAATTGAATGGCTAGAGATTGGAATTGTGGATGTTGGATTTGTAATTGAAACTGATAGAAAATTGAATTTACAACGTGTTCCAATTATTAAAGATAAATTGGTTGTAGGGTTTTATAAAGGGCATAAATTTGAAGATAAAGAAAACATAAATATAAAAGAATTAAAAGATGAAATATTTATTTTACCAAAAGGTCCCTATAGGAAACAAATTGATATGTTTTTTCACAAGAATAGCATTGTAGCTAATACAAGGTTTGATGTACATGATTGCAATACGATCTCTAATATGGTGGAATCTGGATTAGGCATTACAATAGGTTCAGAACTATTTCTAAAGACTCAATCAAATATTTTAACAGCTAATCTTACTAATACTATTACACGTGATGTATATTTAGCCTGTAGTTCATTTAGTTCAACTTTATCTGTAGTAGAGCAATTTGTAAAGGTTTCTAAAGACGTATTTCCAATGTAAATGATTTGGTTTTTTATTTGACTAAATTTAATTTGGATATTTATGATAATATCATCTTTTTAACATAGATGTTTTGAATTATTTAATATAACTTTTGTTTTTTCTATACCGCAGGTTTGATTTATAATAAAGGTAGATATTAAAAAATAGGGCTAAATTACTATTAATTTAGTCCTATTTTAATTAAAGTAAACAGAAATTTTGCCGAAAAATATGGTGTATTTTGTCATTTGTAGGAGAATTTGTTGTTGAAACTTAATATTTTAGCTAAATTAGGAGAAAAAGATTTGCAAACTATTTAGGAGGAGATAAACTAATGTCTAGAAAAAAATAAGAAAACTTGCTGATGGGTTAAATCTACAGTGTGATACTAAGAGTAGGGTTATATATGGTTTATATGGAGGATATAAGGTAACAATTCAACAGCCTCAAAAACAAACATTTTATTTTATAAATATATCTATAAGACCATCTGAGTTAAGTCAAAAACAAAGTTTAAATATCTTTTTAGAAGAACTTTTACAAGAAAAAAACGCAATTAAAAAAGCAACTTATGAAGAAAATTCCCTCAAAATACAAGTAGTAAAGGGACTTACATTAAAACAAGATATATCTAATATCATAGATGTATTAGAGAAGATAGAAAGATTTGTTAGAAATAATCACTATGAGATGTGTTGTGAATTATGTGGCGAAGTAAAGGAGAATCCTGTTTATTTAATTAATGATACTCCACTATGTATTTGTGACAATTGTTATAATAAAATTATCCAAAATTTAGATAATGCGCAGCTTAGCACGCAAAATAAGTCAGACAATACAGTAGCTGGTACAGTTGGTGCATTTTTAGGTTCACTGTTATGGGTTTTAATTTGGGTTGTTGTTTATGCAATGGGTTACATTGCCGTTATCTGTGGAATAATCCTTGCCATTTGTATTATTAAGGGATATGAAAAATTTGAAGGAAAATTAAATAAAATATGGATAACTATAACGGTAATCATGACTATATCTATGGTATTTTTTGCAAACTATCTATCATATGGATATGAAATTTATTTAGCATTTAAAAATACAGATAATATAAATATTTTTGAAGGAATACGTTCAGTAAAATTCTTCCTAGAAGAATATCCAAATATCAAGTCTTCTTTTATTGGAGACCTATTATTAGAATACTTTTTTACAATCATTGGGTCCGTATTTACATTCATAAAAGCATATAAAACAAGCAATTTTAAATACACTACTAGAAAATTATAATAATTAGATTAGAAGTAAATTACTTAATATAAATAAATCTGAATTTATATAGGCAATTAAAATATTTTGTGTAAACAGCATAGAAATACTTTTCTTTGTTAATCATTGGAATAGATAAACAACCAATAATTATAAGGGAGAGTATTTTAATGTCCAAAATTTCTAAGGAGATTTTGAAAAATTATGTTAATAAATAAACCTTTATACTGAAAAAACGGTAAAGAGATCAATGATATTGATATTAAGTTGGATGAGTTTCAAAATAATCTTTTAGGCTGGCAAACTTCAAACGAGATCATAATAAAGTAGATGATAATTTGTTTATACGATATTTAATAGATTAATTCAACTGGTGGTTGAATATGAAATGGATAAACAACTATAACTCCATTGACGCATCTATTATAAGCTTATATACTTTTGATTAAAGGAGAGAGTTTTAAATGAAAGAATTTAGATTTTCAGACAACATAATAGTGAAGCGAAAAAAGTTGGGAATGACTCAAGGAGATGTGGCTACTTATATAGGTGTGTCAGGTTCAGCAGTGTCTAAATGGGAACAGGGATTAAGTTATCCTGATTTAACCTTGCTACCCAAGTTGGCTTCTTTGTTTCATATAACCATTGACGAGTTGTTGGGGTATGAGCCACAACTTACTACCAATAAAATAATGGAAACTTATCATATCTTTTCAAAACGGCTCAATAAAGAGCACTTTGAAACGGTTCAAAAAGATGTTGAGAATATGATAAAAGAATATTATTCATGTTTTCCACTATTGGTAAGAATTTCTCAATTTTATATTAATCATTATTCCTACTCACAAAATCCGCAAAGGGTTTTGGACCGAATTATTGAGTTGTGTGAACGTGTAGTTGCATTGAGCGACGATTATAAACTAATACAAGAAGCACAGACTATTTATGCCACTACATTGCTAATCATGAACAAGCCCCAAGAGCTTTTAAAAAATGTTGGATCCGAAGTGCCCATTCAATTTGGTGTAGAAAAACTAATAGCAAAAGCCTATGCGATGCTGAAGAATCATGATAAGGTCAAAGAAATATTGCAAATTAACGCATTTCAACACTTGTTTAGTATGGTATCAAGTGAAATAGAATTTTTAAAATATGCTTCAGATAATCAGAACTTATTTGATAAGATGATCAATCGCTTGGAAAAAGTGATTGATCTATATAATATTGAAAAATTAAATAGTCATATAAAACTGACTTTTTACTATCAAGCCTCTTTAGGGTATATGAAACAGCATCGGCATACAGATGCGTTGTGTATGTTGGAACGATTCTATCATACATGTAAATATCTATCATTTCCTATGAAAATTTCTGGTGATGATTATTTTTATACCGTTGATAATTGGATTGAACAGAATATTAATGCAGGCCCTTATGCTCCACGCAATGATCAGGTGATCAAAGAAGATTTGATCAATATGATAAAGAAAGAATTGTTGTTTGTTCCGTTACACAAAGACCCAAAATTCAAGTTGATAATCAACAACTTGGAACGTATTTTTCAATCTAAGTGAGAAAAGGGATCAATAAGTTGAATAGATGATCCGTCAAGTGATTTCAGAAAAAATTATGATATGGAGGATATGATGATAAAAGAAGATATAAAAATTCCAATAGATCATGGAAGAAGACAAATCGCTGCAACGGTAGAAAGACCTGGGAGTGGAAAAAATTCTGACATTCTCATTGTTATGATTCCAGGAAGTGGACCAGTTGACCGAGACGGTAATATGAGAGGAATGAGGGCAAATATCTATAAACAACTTGCTGGTGCATTAGGACAGGAGGGATTCGCTACATTAAGATATGACAAAATTGGTATAGGAGAAAGTAAAGGCGACTTTAACTGTGTAGGACTTGAGGATGCTGTTCAATGTGTAAGTGACATCATTGATTATTGTAATTTATCTGAGGATATGGCATTTAGAAAAATTTTTCTGTTGGGGCATAGCGAAGGAACGATTATAGCCACACTATCTGCCAGTCGAAAACAGGTGAACGGAATCATTTTATTGTGTGGTGCCGGAACATCATTGAAAAGTGTTATAACTTCTCAAAATGAGTTATTATTATCAGAAATTGCTAATAAATCTGGATTAGCTGGAATGATTTTACGTAAGCTTATATCTCCTAAAAAACATCGACTCAAGCAGCAAAAACTATTTGATAAAGTTATGCAAACAGAGGAACCTACTGTAAGAATAAGTGGGAAAATTGTTCAAGCTAAATGGTTAAGAGAGCATTTAGCTCTAAATGACCAAAAAATTTTAGAGTTGTTGTCCTCTTTAAATTGCAAGGTGTTGGCAATTCATGGAAGCAAAGATGTACAATCGCCAATTAAACCTTTCTACTGTTTGAAAGGTTTAACTTTAGACAATATTCAAACGATAATAATTGATGATATGAATCATATGTTGAAGAATCAAAAAGAATCATGCTCTTTATTATTGTTGAAAAAAATCTATAAAAAGTTAGCCAATGAGCCAATAGTTTATGATCTTATCCATGAGATTGAGAATTGGATTCAAGCTATAGGATGATAATGTTAGAGATATTAGCCATAAGAAAAGTGATTCCTGTATTAATTTTAGGATTGATAGTTAGAGGGGTTTTGGGAGTACAGAAAGTAATATTTTTAATGCCTGAAATAGAAAGTGAAATTGTTGCTTAACTGGAATCTAAGTAAGTAACTATTTTTATGGCTATGCTGTAAACATTATCGTTTTTTAGTTAATATTTATATTTTTTTAAAAAGAGGTGAGAGATATCATGGAAGAAAATAAAACTTCAAAAATTAAATTATTATATACTATTAAGATGTCTAAGCACTTGACACAGCTTTCCAGAGGATGGAAAGGAGCAGCAATAGGATTAGGGATTGTATCTTTATTATTATATTTGGTACAAGCGTATTACATGATAGGAGGTCGTGGAATCGTAGATTACATGATTGGTAGTGTTGTTTTTCTATTTACGATGATATTAGTATCTGGATTTATTACATTATTCATTCATTGGATAAAGAAAATACCTTCGATGTATATGTGGATTGCACTCACTTGCTTTTTTCTAGTGTTCATATGTTTCATTGGTCCTGTTAAATTAATGTTTATTGTCTCAATATCCATCATAGTTTCTTTCTCTGTTATAGGGAGAGTAATTTGGCATATGTTGAAGGGTAAATATCGTCAATCAAGTAAGTTATCAAAAATAATGACAATTATTCTATTAGTTTTATCACTTGCCTATATTCTTATGGGTAGCTATTGGTTGTTTCATAATGGTGATAGCGAATTACCAATGTTATATAAACTGAAGACTAAGAAGCCAACAGAACAGTATTCCCTTCCATTGGTTAATCCGTCTGAATCGGGGCGCTATCAAGTAAAGACATTATCGTACGGCAATGCTAACAGCTATCGAAAGGAATTCAATGCTGAAAATTCACTAATTACGCATCCAGTAGATGGTTCGTCATTTGTAGAAAATTGGTCCTCCATCCGTACTAAAACATTTGGATTTGGGCCGGATCAAATGCCGCTTAATGGAACCGTATGGTATCCTGACGGAAAAGGAACATTCCCCTTAGTTATCGCTGTTCATGGTAATCATCTATCCACTGATTATTCAGATCTTGGATATGCTTATTTAGGAAACTTGCTTGCTAGCAAAGGTTATATTTTTGTATCAATTGATGAAAACTTTCTGAATACTTCGCCATATGATGACTTATTTATGCTGAAAGTATTAAAAAAAGAAAACTCAGCTCGGGGATGGGTTATTTTAGAGCATTTAAAGGTTTGGAAGCAGTGGAATTATACAAAAGATCATCTATTCTTCAATAAAGTAGATATGAATCAAATTTCATTGATTGGACACTCTCGTGGCGCTGAAGCGGTGGCGATAGCTGCACTATACAATCAATTGCCTTCTTTACCTGAGAATGGAAATATCAAATTTGATTATCACTTTAATATTCGCTCCATTATTTCTATCGCAGGCACTGATAGTCAATACAAAGCTGCAGGACAACAGACCTATTTAAAAGATATCAGTTATTTAGCAATTCAAGGGTCCCATGATATGGATGTAAGTTCGTTTGACAGTGTTAATCAGTACAATAGAATTGATTTTACAGAAGACAGTGACCATTTTAAATCCACCATATATGTGTATGGTGCCAACCATGGACAGTTTAATACAAAATGGGGGAAATATGACGGAGTGGGTTTAGGTAACAAGTTATATAATACAGCAAAAATTTTATCTCAAGAGAAACAATTACAAATAGCGAAAGTATTTGTCTCTTCATTTTTAGAAACAACTTTGAAACAGAAAGCAGAGTATCGAAGTATATTTCAGGATATTGATTATGCTAAAGATTGGCTTCCAGATACTATGTATATTAGTGATTACTGGGATGGAAATACACTTCTTGTTGCAAATTTTGGCGAAGACATTGATTTGTCTACGACAACGTTGAAAGGTGGAAAAATTATTGGAAATGGGCTGACACAGTGGAATGAGGAAAAAGTTAAGTTGAAATATGCTGAAGGAATAAACAGTGCTGTTAGGATTGATTGGAATCGCACAAGGGATAAAGATATTCCCAGCTATACGATTATTTTAGATGACACTGAGATAGTGATAGATGAAAAAAAATCTATCGTTTTCTCAATGGCAGATCGTGACAAAAGAAAATTGAATACGCAGGACTCTATACTTGATTTGTCTGTGCAGGTAGAAGATAATACTGGTAATATGGCAAGTATACCATTAAATAGTTTTGGAGGTTTATTACCAATGTTTAATGGAGATATTGTAAAATCGCCATTTACGTCTTTTCTACCAACTAAAGAACCAATATTTCAAAACTTTACCATTAACTTAACAGAGTTTAATAAAGTTAATCCGAATTTTGAATCTGAAAACTTAAGTAAGGTTAGATTTATCTTTGATAAGACAAATAAAGGATCGATTTACTTGAGCAATATTGGGCTTCGCTAAAAATTTGGATATAATCAGAATTGGAGATGTGAATGTTTTGTTGACATAAAGTTAAGAGGATTTTATGAATTTTGTTCCTCAAATTTGGACGGAGAGAGGTATCCTAATGAGGAATGTATTTTTTTCGTATTATAGTATAATTCAATATATTTAAATATTTCTTTTTGAGCTTGTTCAGGAGTTGCAAAATGAGCATCTTGAATAAGCTCTCTTTTTATTGTTTTGTAAAAGGATTCCATCACTGCATTATCATAAGGATTTCCCTTTCTACCAACTACCTTTCGAGAAAATATATCAATAAATACTGCAAGATAGAGGGTTCCTTTTCTAGTTGGTACATATGTAATATCACGTACCCAAATTTTATTTTTGGTATCCGTAACGAACATTTGATTAAGTAGATTAGGCCTTTCTTCACCTCTATTTTTTTGATTATATTTTTTATAACTATATCTGGTTCCTTTAGGACATAGATTCATTTCACGCATTAATCTAGATATCCGCTTACGATTTACATGAATTCCACGTTGCTCTAGTACTTTTCCTATACGAATAGATCCGTGTCTACCTTTATTTTCATCAAAAATCTCTTTGATTACTTCCTTCGATGCTTCATTTTCTAGATCACGTTTGGACGGTTTATGATTTAAATATTTATAATATCCAGCTCTTGAAACTCCCAGTGTTCTGCAGGCCTTCTTGATGTTCAAGGAATCTTGATTATCTTTAATGTATTGAAATCTCACTTGTTCTTTCGCTTCAAGAAGGCCTGGTACTTTTTTAGCATATCCAATTCTTTTTTCAATTCTGAATTTTCTTGG
Encoded proteins:
- a CDS encoding DUF3781 domain-containing protein; translated protein: MVEQINDNNKNTLLILNLDKLHTTDLGVERIKRNLCLEVEDVVNWCRQRIQESNSSIARRGKNWYIKTADSEITVNASSYTIITAHKLKNK
- a CDS encoding NUDIX hydrolase, with the protein product MIGTRPVIMCGANVILLNEQHQILLHHRVDRDWWGLPGGAMELGESLEQTACREVLEEVGLHCRNLKLFNIYSGEELYYKYPDGNEVYNVTATYLCKEYSGQIVVDLSEGRDAKFFSLEDIPANLSSTIKGIIEEFLSRYNELKSQGII
- a CDS encoding IS3 family transposase (programmed frameshift), with amino-acid sequence MAKRDRRTYTEEFKEQMVKLYESGKPKAEIMKEYDLTPTAFNTWIKRSQTTGSFKEKENRSPEENELIRLRKENQQLKMENDIFKASSADIRTKINVIKNNAYKYSISAMCKVLQVSRSTYYYESKAKESTDEVTPKVIDIFKASRNNYGTRKIKVELKKAGYIVSRRKIGRIMRENGLVSNYTVFQYKPYVNKCNESKIDNELNREFNTSQPYAAVVSDLTYVRVNKKWNYVCLLVDLFNREIIGYNAGPSKDANLVYNAFTRIKTRLYDITLFHTDRGNEFKNKIIDEVLDTFKIKRSLSMKGCPYDNAVAEATFKIFKTEFTNNYHFENLEQLEFMLADYVNWFNNTRIYGTLDYLSPREYKLQNLKKSV
- a CDS encoding zinc-binding dehydrogenase, whose protein sequence is MKAVVYDASNGKNTPNYQDIPDIHPKQNEVKIKLKVAGLNRRDLFLIGGSHKEYKSFVLGSDGAGIITEVGKNLDEKLINQKVIINPTLNWEKPNEIPMVLNIVGGPTNGTLAEYIVISYKNIVKKPDFLNWNEAGTLSLSAMTAYRALFTRGNLQSGQTVLIPGIGGGVGTFALRFAKAIGAKVIATSRNKKTLEKALSLGADKVLNSNDYWSKEIKLNTVDIILDSIGPATFAKYFDIIKPNGKIISFGATSGGCIDLPLRNIFFPQISLVGTSMASTQEFNQMLDFIERYNIKPIVDKIYNLDNIYEALEDLRSGIRFGKIGISISN
- a CDS encoding LysR family transcriptional regulator, whose translation is MTITKIEVFLKVVELGSFTKAAKVLNMTQSAVSHAINGLEKDLKSILLIRDKKEGIILTEVGQKLLGPMRNLIGQVENIKFIVNSTNNLETGSIRIGSYASASSCLLPKILVEFEKKFPKIDLVFFEGNYDEIIEWLEIGIVDVGFVIETDRKLNLQRVPIIKDKLVVGFYKGHKFEDKENINIKELKDEIFILPKGPYRKQIDMFFHKNSIVANTRFDVHDCNTISNMVESGLGITIGSELFLKTQSNILTANLTNTITRDVYLACSSFSSTLSVVEQFVKVSKDVFPM
- a CDS encoding helix-turn-helix transcriptional regulator, with the translated sequence MKEFRFSDNIIVKRKKLGMTQGDVATYIGVSGSAVSKWEQGLSYPDLTLLPKLASLFHITIDELLGYEPQLTTNKIMETYHIFSKRLNKEHFETVQKDVENMIKEYYSCFPLLVRISQFYINHYSYSQNPQRVLDRIIELCERVVALSDDYKLIQEAQTIYATTLLIMNKPQELLKNVGSEVPIQFGVEKLIAKAYAMLKNHDKVKEILQINAFQHLFSMVSSEIEFLKYASDNQNLFDKMINRLEKVIDLYNIEKLNSHIKLTFYYQASLGYMKQHRHTDALCMLERFYHTCKYLSFPMKISGDDYFYTVDNWIEQNINAGPYAPRNDQVIKEDLINMIKKELLFVPLHKDPKFKLIINNLERIFQSK
- a CDS encoding serine aminopeptidase domain-containing protein, with the protein product MIKEDIKIPIDHGRRQIAATVERPGSGKNSDILIVMIPGSGPVDRDGNMRGMRANIYKQLAGALGQEGFATLRYDKIGIGESKGDFNCVGLEDAVQCVSDIIDYCNLSEDMAFRKIFLLGHSEGTIIATLSASRKQVNGIILLCGAGTSLKSVITSQNELLLSEIANKSGLAGMILRKLISPKKHRLKQQKLFDKVMQTEEPTVRISGKIVQAKWLREHLALNDQKILELLSSLNCKVLAIHGSKDVQSPIKPFYCLKGLTLDNIQTIIIDDMNHMLKNQKESCSLLLLKKIYKKLANEPIVYDLIHEIENWIQAIG